A window of Bombyx mori chromosome 2, ASM3026992v2 contains these coding sequences:
- the LOC101746764 gene encoding E3 ubiquitin-protein ligase RNF113A, with protein sequence MSDAEVEVLSTFKKRNIKNRGGRKRKTSSSEEKNSSDSDEQQVVLPTKRVNKPNPNIQSTGGPKKSKIDVIEDNDDSNDEEKTSQRTTLSVQQQRENATATYELDTEKDRDAQAIFEKAQKINEELHGQADDKIYRGINNYAQYYKKKDTAAGNASSGLVRKGPIRAPANLRATVRWDYQPDICKDYKETGFCGFGDSCKFLHDRSDYKHGWQLEREELETPGQDGDSDYEIHSDEELPFKCFVCREGFTNPVVTKCKHYFCEKCALEQYKKSTRCFICNAQTGGVFNPAKELEAKLKKRLSDDDDDDDDDDE encoded by the exons ATGTCAGACGCCGAAGTGGAAGTACTCAGTACTTTTAAAAAACGTAATATTAAGAATAGGGGTGGCAGAAAACGTAAAACTTCCAGTTCAGAAG AGAAAAACAGCTCGGACTCTGATGAGCAACAAGTAGTTCTACCAACGAAAAGGGTGAACAAACCAAATCCAAACATACAGTCTACAGGAGGTCCGAAGAAATCCAAAATTGATGTAATTGAAGATAATGATGATAGTAATGATGAAGAAAAG ACTTCTCAAAGGACAACACTATCGGTTCAACAACAGAGAGAGAATGCAACAGCTACCTATGAATTAGACACAGAAAAGGATAGAGATGCCCAAGCCATCTTTGAGAAGGCTCAGAAGATCAATGAAGAGTTGCACGGACAAGCAGATGATAAG ATATATCGTGGGATAAACAACTATGcccaatattataaaaagaaagACACTGCAGCTGGTAATGCCAGCTCTGGTCTAGTCAGGAAAGGGCCCATCAGAGCTCCAGCAAACTTGAGGGCCACAGTCAG ATGGGATTATCAGCCTGATATATGCAAAGATTATAAGGAGACTGGCTTTTGTGGATTTGGTg ATTCATGTAAATTCCTTCACGACCGCTCTGACTACAAACATGGCTGGCAACTGGAACGCGAGGAGCTGGAGACACCGGGACAAGATGGAGATTCAGATTACGAGATCCACAGCGACGAGGAACTACCGTTCAAATGTTTTGTATGCAGAGAGGGATTCACAAATCCTGTTGTTACCAA GTGCAAACACTACTTCTGCGAGAAATGCGCTCTGGAGCAATACAAGAAATCGACCCGTTGTTTCATTTGCAACGCGCAGACCGGCGGCGTGTTCAACCCTGCCAAGGAACTGGAAGCCAAACTGAAGAAGCGACTCAgcgatgacgatgatgatgatgatgatgacgatgaatga